One part of the Edaphobacter acidisoli genome encodes these proteins:
- the glgP gene encoding alpha-glucan family phosphorylase: protein MSLSTHAPSLAGRTIAYFSMEIALSPELPTYSGGLGMLAGDTLRSAADMAAPMVAISLAHRRGYFRQHLSDIGQQTESDVPWQPESLPSAGEVVTLTLNERKLMVRAWRYDVIGVTGHVIPVFLLDTDVEGNDPWDRRLTDHLYGGDSYYRLCQEAVLGLGGVALLNALGCKPEVHHMNEGHAALLALGLLEDQLDGAPLANATDADIEAVREHCVFTTHTPVPAGHDQFGVDQMYQVLGQDRATAIDRAGCLHNGLMNMTYIALRFSRYVNGVAMQHGKVSQKMFPGYKVHAITNGVHAGTWVSHHFQELFDAEIPGWRTDNQYLRSVYGIDPAQISACHLKNKQRLFDVVAKRTGHHFDPTVLTLGFARRVATYKRASLLLQDTARLVAIAEKIGGLQILFAGKAHPADGPGKGLIREVYEVADRLNSSLLRIHFLENYDWELGALLTQGVDVWVNTPRRPYEASGTSGMKAALNGVPSLSILDGWWIEGCAEGVTGWAIDDAETEQAEAASLYDKLENRIAPVYANPRAWARVQRHCIGMNGTFFNTHRMLAQYLGNAYFPPAPVLLAPPAGEPFRLHRRASDVPFSAAEISSTVN from the coding sequence TGGAAATTGCACTTTCGCCAGAGCTTCCGACCTACTCGGGCGGTCTGGGTATGCTCGCAGGGGACACGCTCCGCTCGGCAGCCGACATGGCGGCGCCGATGGTGGCTATCTCTCTGGCGCACCGGCGGGGGTACTTCCGCCAGCACCTCTCTGACATTGGACAGCAGACGGAGTCGGACGTGCCGTGGCAGCCGGAGAGCCTGCCCAGCGCGGGTGAGGTGGTTACGCTAACGCTCAATGAGCGGAAGCTGATGGTGCGGGCCTGGCGCTATGACGTTATCGGCGTCACCGGGCACGTGATTCCGGTGTTCCTGCTCGATACCGATGTCGAAGGCAACGATCCGTGGGACCGCAGGTTGACGGACCACCTCTACGGTGGCGACAGCTACTACCGGCTGTGCCAGGAGGCGGTTCTCGGACTGGGCGGCGTTGCCCTGCTCAATGCGCTTGGATGTAAACCCGAGGTCCACCACATGAACGAGGGCCACGCGGCCCTGCTGGCGCTGGGGCTGCTCGAAGACCAGCTGGATGGCGCTCCGCTGGCAAATGCAACGGACGCGGATATAGAAGCGGTGCGGGAGCACTGTGTGTTTACGACCCATACGCCGGTGCCAGCAGGCCACGACCAGTTTGGAGTTGACCAGATGTACCAGGTGCTGGGGCAGGACCGCGCGACCGCAATTGACCGCGCTGGCTGCCTGCACAACGGCCTGATGAACATGACCTATATCGCGCTGCGCTTCTCACGCTACGTGAATGGCGTAGCCATGCAGCATGGCAAGGTATCGCAGAAGATGTTTCCGGGCTACAAGGTCCATGCGATTACGAATGGCGTCCATGCAGGAACGTGGGTATCGCACCACTTCCAGGAGCTGTTCGATGCAGAGATTCCGGGCTGGCGCACGGATAACCAGTACCTGCGATCGGTCTACGGAATTGATCCGGCACAGATCTCGGCCTGTCATCTCAAGAACAAGCAGAGGCTCTTCGACGTTGTGGCAAAGCGCACGGGACACCACTTCGATCCAACTGTGCTTACGCTTGGGTTTGCGCGCCGAGTGGCGACGTATAAACGCGCGAGCCTGCTTCTGCAGGACACGGCTCGCCTAGTGGCGATTGCGGAGAAGATCGGCGGCTTGCAGATTTTGTTTGCAGGCAAGGCGCATCCGGCGGATGGTCCGGGTAAGGGCCTGATCCGCGAAGTGTATGAAGTAGCTGACCGCCTGAATTCGAGCTTGCTGAGGATTCACTTCCTCGAGAACTATGACTGGGAGCTGGGTGCGTTGCTGACCCAAGGCGTTGATGTGTGGGTGAATACGCCGCGGAGGCCGTATGAGGCTTCGGGCACATCGGGCATGAAGGCAGCGCTGAATGGCGTGCCATCGCTCTCGATTCTGGATGGGTGGTGGATTGAGGGATGCGCCGAGGGCGTGACCGGCTGGGCCATCGACGACGCCGAGACAGAGCAGGCGGAGGCGGCGAGTCTCTACGACAAGCTGGAGAACCGGATCGCTCCGGTCTACGCCAATCCAAGAGCGTGGGCGCGGGTGCAACGGCACTGCATCGGGATGAACGGCACGTTCTTCAACACGCACCGGATGCTGGCGCAGTACCTGGGCAATGCTTACTTTCCGCCCGCTCCTGTTCTGCTGGCTCCGCCGGCTGGTGAGCCGTTCCGGCTGCACCGGCGCGCGAGCGATGTTCCATTTTCGGCTGCGGAGATCTCCTCGACAGTCAATTGA